The Paenibacillus sp. FSL R7-0204 genome includes a region encoding these proteins:
- a CDS encoding GNAT family N-acetyltransferase, with translation MDTIVKLNLQDEFLLDELWSLQHKAYRLEAEIIGFRDIPPLLETRDMLSRVTEEFYGCFNETEELLGAVAVIEESPGKLTVTRMMVSPDHFRQGVAGRLLEFIFARYAEMEQFIVSTGKLNLPAVTLYTKHGFIPAGSEEVVPGVELLELHRTGRLK, from the coding sequence ATGGATACAATCGTTAAGCTGAATCTGCAGGATGAGTTCCTACTTGATGAGCTGTGGAGCCTTCAGCATAAGGCGTACCGCCTGGAGGCAGAGATCATAGGGTTTCGGGACATACCGCCGCTGCTGGAGACGAGGGACATGCTCAGCCGGGTTACAGAGGAGTTCTACGGCTGCTTTAATGAGACGGAGGAGCTGCTCGGCGCTGTTGCAGTCATAGAGGAGTCTCCCGGCAAGCTAACGGTTACCCGGATGATGGTCAGCCCGGACCATTTCCGCCAAGGCGTGGCCGGAAGACTGTTGGAATTTATCTTTGCCCGTTATGCGGAGATGGAGCAGTTTATCGTATCTACGGGGAAGCTGAATCTTCCGGCAGTGACGCTCTATACCAAGCACGGGTTCATTCCTGCCGGGTCCGAAGAGGTGGTTCCGGGAGTTGAGCTGCTGGAGCTCCACCGGACAGGCAGGCTGAAATGA
- a CDS encoding DUF4097 family beta strand repeat-containing protein → MNSGHQNHEELPVREEENEAGMPLSEADGEMKTPYIPPRPKRRPRKRKFIAGLLAAVLPGTGHLYLGLLRKGISVIFLIVLDIVALLYFSSIGMQINVPLLILLGLLIPVLYFYNVFDALQTADRILRFPEEQDPEELETMSAGTTSRRRLRISEPGISFGLLLLIGGALLFLFQQKPPWLRVFIETSAGAAASVVLIGLGLLMGIREMARDSIARQDKDRKKRRIGRYTASVTLAAVGILLLLDWRDGTDYMMLLLKWWPIIPVLWGVEYLLIYILFRRLKQNGTAGRARMDLRGLFSAVILAACVFIVTEQEHYLHLWNKVSLNLTVAAVDYGEAEGSSYQKAPLMVPVELNTSKVNIDAINGDILIHRAAVEDIEITATVWVDQLDGVLAESIADQSFVEVTEGTTIKITPQSKAYGESGKRQPRINLDISLPEDRRFDLSVRTMNGGITLQNVEAIADISLETGNGELILHRIYGNVKGKTLNGAVRARDVLGNVELGTSGGDMGAWDVRGALKLSTAVGNITAYDSGDALDLSTKNGNVEVSGARAKLHAESLNGRISIRSGDFGGDWDIYSAVGDIELFLPLTGNYTVEGSSGYGDIVTDMPGLVIDKKVLSGQIGTGEFKLRVDGNSNLNVSKY, encoded by the coding sequence ATGAATTCCGGTCATCAGAATCATGAGGAGCTTCCCGTGCGGGAGGAAGAGAACGAGGCAGGCATGCCGCTGTCTGAAGCAGACGGAGAAATGAAAACCCCCTACATCCCTCCCCGTCCCAAGCGCCGTCCGCGTAAACGTAAATTTATAGCCGGCCTGCTTGCTGCAGTGCTTCCCGGCACGGGACATCTCTACCTCGGGCTGCTCCGCAAAGGGATTTCAGTCATTTTCCTTATTGTGTTGGATATAGTGGCACTGCTGTATTTCTCATCTATCGGGATGCAAATTAATGTACCGCTGCTGATTTTGCTGGGGCTGCTGATCCCGGTACTATACTTCTATAATGTGTTTGACGCGCTACAGACCGCAGACCGGATTCTGCGTTTTCCTGAAGAGCAGGATCCTGAAGAGCTGGAGACCATGAGTGCCGGTACAACCTCAAGACGCCGGCTAAGGATCAGCGAGCCGGGGATTTCCTTTGGCCTGCTGCTGCTTATCGGCGGGGCGCTGCTCTTTCTTTTCCAGCAAAAGCCGCCTTGGCTTCGCGTATTCATTGAGACCTCTGCCGGTGCTGCCGCCTCCGTGGTGCTGATAGGTCTTGGCCTGCTTATGGGAATCAGAGAGATGGCCAGGGACTCCATAGCGCGTCAGGACAAGGATCGGAAGAAGCGGCGGATCGGCAGATATACGGCCTCAGTAACACTGGCTGCTGTCGGAATCCTGCTTCTCCTGGACTGGCGCGATGGAACAGATTATATGATGCTGCTGCTCAAATGGTGGCCCATCATTCCGGTATTATGGGGAGTAGAGTATCTGCTGATCTATATTCTTTTCCGCCGTCTGAAGCAGAACGGTACTGCCGGAAGGGCGCGGATGGATCTGCGGGGATTGTTCTCTGCGGTAATACTGGCTGCATGTGTGTTTATCGTAACCGAGCAGGAGCACTATCTGCATTTGTGGAATAAGGTGAGTCTTAACCTGACCGTGGCGGCGGTCGATTACGGGGAAGCGGAAGGAAGCTCTTATCAGAAGGCTCCGCTGATGGTTCCGGTCGAACTGAACACCTCCAAGGTCAATATTGACGCTATTAATGGAGACATTCTCATTCACCGGGCTGCTGTGGAGGATATCGAGATTACGGCAACCGTATGGGTAGACCAGTTGGACGGGGTACTGGCTGAATCCATAGCCGATCAGTCTTTTGTCGAGGTGACAGAGGGCACAACGATCAAGATTACACCCCAGAGTAAGGCGTACGGTGAATCCGGCAAACGCCAGCCGCGGATCAACCTCGATATCTCCCTGCCGGAAGACCGGCGGTTTGACTTGAGTGTCCGTACAATGAATGGCGGAATTACCCTGCAGAATGTGGAAGCCATTGCCGACATCTCGCTGGAGACCGGGAACGGGGAGTTGATCCTGCACCGCATTTATGGAAATGTAAAAGGTAAAACCTTGAACGGAGCGGTGCGTGCCAGAGATGTCCTGGGCAACGTGGAGCTGGGGACAAGCGGAGGAGATATGGGGGCATGGGACGTCAGAGGAGCCCTGAAGCTGTCAACGGCGGTCGGCAACATCACGGCATACGACAGCGGGGATGCGCTGGATCTGTCCACAAAGAACGGCAATGTGGAGGTCTCCGGAGCGAGAGCCAAGCTGCATGCCGAATCGCTGAACGGCCGGATCAGCATCCGCTCCGGGGATTTCGGGGGAGACTGGGATATTTACAGTGCAGTGGGGGATATTGAATTGTTTCTGCCGCTAACGGGTAATTATACGGTGGAGGGCTCCAGCGGCTATGGAGATATCGTAACAGACATGCCAGGACTCGTGATTGATAAAAAAGTGCTTTCCGGCCAGATCGGAACCGGCGAATTCAAGCTGCGAGTAGACGGAAACAGCAATTTAAATGTGAGCAAATATTGA
- a CDS encoding Fur family transcriptional regulator — translation MGSGVQHALEQLKTTGVRITPQRHAILTYLMEAMNHPTADDIYRALEPQFPSMSVATVYNNLKMFMEAGMVRELTYGDNSSRFDANVSDHYHVICQECGKIEDFSYSTLHEVELQAEQATGFKIHGLRMELYGVCKGCGEKQH, via the coding sequence ATGGGTAGTGGCGTACAGCATGCATTGGAGCAACTCAAGACAACCGGTGTCCGTATTACGCCTCAGCGTCATGCGATTCTAACGTATCTGATGGAAGCGATGAATCATCCTACGGCAGACGATATTTACCGGGCACTTGAGCCTCAGTTTCCGAGTATGAGTGTGGCAACTGTGTATAACAATCTTAAGATGTTCATGGAAGCAGGTATGGTCCGTGAGCTGACCTACGGTGATAATTCCAGCCGTTTCGACGCCAATGTATCTGATCATTATCATGTTATCTGCCAGGAATGCGGCAAGATTGAGGATTTCAGCTATTCTACTCTTCATGAGGTAGAGCTGCAGGCCGAACAGGCCACAGGCTTCAAGATTCATGGATTGCGAATGGAGCTGTACGGTGTGTGCAAAGGCTGCGGCGAGAAGCAGCACTGA
- a CDS encoding glycosyl hydrolase family 18 protein translates to MDRRQRQRRVTKRGSLTRRLLGLVIIAAAAFWVVYYVLPNRQHLDPDWKGLDKPIFVKGQLTGYSASGTGDGLLLPLPFLQEYVDPSIRYEKESKSVILSTDSSLLYMQEESKAAALNNEPLQLRLAPEVKDKVTYLPADTLENLYGFEIEEDTASGAVLLMTAGESVPLGKVKGKEGGKTKALRSEPSVHAPIFADMNPGDVVRIWKTDTKDWVYAQLDNGYSGYVQADDITEDGTRTVEKKPETPTRAQRSWKDKPVNMFWEAVYERKPNPAKFAALPGINVVSPTWFSIIDVKGNVRSQADRSYVDWAHNRGIEVWGLLSNSFEPDLTTGALSTYDNRMNAIVQMLKYADLYNLDGINIDFENVYTKDGPNVTQFMRELKPMAQSRNLIVSIDVTPKSKSEMWSLFLDRPALAAVSDFLVVMAYDEHWAASPVAGSVASLPWVKTSMNRIIEEDKVPSEKLILGVPLYTRIWTEATEKGKTKVSSKAVSMNAVKEIIAEKKLTPVFDKEAGQNYVEYKEDDVLRKIWIEDSTSLTARVELAQSLKLGGVAAWNRSFASPEAWEALKGIAE, encoded by the coding sequence TTGGACAGAAGACAGAGACAAAGACGCGTCACGAAGCGTGGAAGTCTTACTCGCCGCTTATTGGGACTTGTCATCATAGCCGCCGCAGCCTTTTGGGTTGTTTATTATGTACTGCCGAACCGCCAGCATCTGGACCCGGACTGGAAGGGGCTGGACAAGCCGATTTTTGTGAAGGGACAGCTTACCGGCTATTCAGCATCGGGTACGGGGGACGGACTGCTTTTACCGCTGCCTTTTTTGCAGGAATATGTAGATCCTTCTATCCGTTATGAAAAAGAGAGCAAATCAGTTATCCTCTCAACGGACAGCAGTCTGTTGTACATGCAGGAGGAATCCAAGGCCGCAGCTCTGAACAATGAACCTCTGCAGCTTCGCCTTGCTCCCGAGGTTAAAGATAAAGTGACCTATCTTCCGGCTGATACACTGGAGAATCTGTACGGCTTCGAGATCGAAGAGGATACAGCTAGTGGTGCGGTGCTGCTTATGACTGCGGGAGAATCGGTGCCGCTTGGCAAGGTAAAGGGCAAAGAAGGCGGGAAAACGAAAGCCCTGCGCAGTGAACCTTCAGTGCATGCACCGATTTTTGCCGATATGAATCCTGGCGATGTTGTACGGATCTGGAAAACGGACACCAAGGACTGGGTATACGCTCAGCTTGATAATGGTTATTCGGGCTACGTCCAGGCAGATGATATTACCGAAGATGGTACCCGAACTGTAGAGAAAAAGCCCGAAACGCCTACACGTGCGCAGCGCAGCTGGAAGGACAAGCCGGTTAATATGTTCTGGGAAGCTGTGTACGAACGTAAGCCGAATCCGGCCAAATTTGCAGCCTTGCCTGGAATTAATGTGGTTAGCCCCACCTGGTTCAGCATTATTGATGTGAAGGGGAATGTGCGCAGCCAGGCGGACCGCTCTTATGTGGATTGGGCGCATAATCGGGGGATAGAGGTATGGGGGCTGCTTAGCAACAGCTTTGAACCCGACTTGACTACTGGAGCCTTATCTACGTATGACAATCGGATGAATGCCATTGTGCAGATGCTTAAGTATGCAGACCTCTATAACTTAGATGGGATTAATATCGATTTCGAGAATGTGTACACCAAGGATGGACCGAACGTAACGCAGTTCATGCGGGAACTGAAGCCGATGGCCCAGAGCCGGAATCTGATTGTCTCTATTGACGTAACACCGAAGTCCAAAAGCGAGATGTGGTCCCTGTTCCTCGACCGCCCGGCGCTTGCCGCCGTATCCGACTTCCTGGTTGTAATGGCCTATGACGAGCACTGGGCAGCCAGTCCGGTTGCAGGATCAGTAGCCTCTCTACCATGGGTTAAGACCTCTATGAACCGGATTATCGAGGAGGATAAGGTGCCGTCAGAGAAGCTGATTCTGGGAGTGCCGCTCTATACGCGGATCTGGACGGAAGCCACCGAGAAGGGCAAGACCAAAGTAAGCTCCAAGGCCGTCAGCATGAATGCGGTTAAGGAGATCATTGCCGAGAAGAAGCTGACACCGGTATTCGATAAGGAAGCCGGACAGAACTACGTGGAGTATAAGGAAGATGATGTTCTCCGCAAAATCTGGATCGAGGACAGCACCTCGCTCACAGCCAGGGTAGAGCTGGCCCAGTCCTTGAAGCTGGGCGGAGTAGCCGCCTGGAACCGGAGCTTCGCCAGTCCGGAGGCATGGGAAGCATTGAAGGGAATTGCGGAATAG
- a CDS encoding DUF2614 family zinc ribbon-containing protein — protein sequence MKFKSAKINAFRTWGLLLTMLGMGLMIMGTAGIVFWGSAGKVVAAVGLVIGLVSMMASLAIYFWAGMLSTSAVQVECPECHKLTKMLGKTDRCMFCHTILTMDPAQATISAEELEAHQLKQ from the coding sequence ATGAAATTTAAATCGGCCAAAATCAATGCTTTTCGCACCTGGGGACTGCTTCTGACCATGCTTGGTATGGGTCTCATGATTATGGGAACTGCAGGTATTGTATTCTGGGGATCTGCCGGCAAAGTCGTTGCTGCTGTCGGTCTTGTCATTGGACTCGTCTCCATGATGGCCAGTCTGGCTATTTATTTCTGGGCGGGCATGCTCTCAACCAGTGCGGTTCAGGTGGAATGTCCGGAGTGCCATAAGCTGACCAAAATGCTGGGCAAAACTGACCGCTGCATGTTCTGCCACACCATCCTCACCATGGACCCTGCACAAGCTACCATTTCTGCCGAAGAGCTTGAAGCCCATCAGCTTAAGCAATAA
- a CDS encoding nucleotidyltransferase-like protein, giving the protein MELSNLTLLSGETFEENVLGAVAWRQRGDATFQSALLHDFDMVVLLLHEEQETERIITHSIAGDKRTQSVHVGLSALERAVMAGDNNELLSSLISGEVLWDPKGILAEMRKQLIQFEGPLKERVLFMEFARFLHMYIKSKRYIEAGCTMDAYNCVLIALYHWARIEVSEAGYFPEPAVWGQVKNLNSPVHKLYEELTISTETLDQRIELILLACEFALMSKMEDCCTMLLHILGSRKEAWSIKELLQHSGLSPLQAELPLVLRKLVSRSLIREIASWAVEAGDGHAIRYTL; this is encoded by the coding sequence ATGGAACTGTCCAATTTGACCCTATTAAGCGGGGAGACATTTGAGGAGAATGTTCTGGGAGCCGTTGCTTGGCGGCAAAGAGGGGATGCCACGTTTCAAAGTGCGCTGTTGCATGATTTTGATATGGTGGTCCTTCTGCTGCACGAGGAACAGGAGACGGAACGAATCATAACCCATAGCATTGCCGGTGATAAGCGGACACAATCGGTGCATGTAGGTCTGTCTGCACTGGAACGTGCTGTCATGGCCGGGGATAACAACGAGCTTCTGAGCAGCCTGATATCTGGAGAGGTACTCTGGGACCCGAAGGGGATCTTGGCGGAGATGCGCAAGCAGCTCATTCAGTTTGAGGGCCCGCTCAAAGAACGGGTGCTGTTTATGGAATTCGCCCGTTTTTTACATATGTATATTAAGTCCAAGCGGTATATTGAAGCAGGCTGTACCATGGATGCCTATAATTGCGTACTCATTGCCTTGTATCATTGGGCGCGCATTGAAGTGAGTGAAGCGGGGTATTTCCCGGAACCGGCAGTATGGGGGCAGGTGAAAAATCTGAACTCACCGGTCCATAAGCTATATGAAGAATTGACTATCAGCACAGAGACGCTGGACCAGAGGATCGAGCTTATCCTGCTTGCCTGTGAATTTGCCCTCATGTCAAAAATGGAGGATTGCTGTACCATGCTGCTTCATATCCTGGGCAGCCGTAAGGAGGCGTGGAGTATTAAAGAGCTTCTGCAGCATTCGGGGCTCAGCCCGCTCCAGGCAGAATTGCCGCTTGTGCTTCGCAAGCTGGTGTCCCGTTCATTAATTCGGGAGATCGCCTCGTGGGCAGTTGAAGCCGGGGATGGTCATGCCATTCGTTATACCCTTTAA
- a CDS encoding monooxygenase, translating into MKYEVILIGGGPVGMMLAGELALAGVKVCVIERLKETTPYSRALTVHPRTLEILDMRGVKSKLIKQGRLLSRGHFAGLETPLNFSVLDSSSNHTVFLPQSETEKVLEDWTLSLGAEVLREVEALSVHQDENGVNVKIAGPHGETTLRSAYVVGTDGARSLVRKHANISFEGTDATFTAILGDAVLSDLAPMSVISRITEQGLVSIIPIDDHIYRVLMIDMERRNVSKDESVTLEEFRSSLIRTTGSDLGLNDVKWMSRFGNATRQAGRYRNGRLFLAGDSAHIHFPAGGQGMNVGLQEAMNLGWKLAGAIKGWAPDWLLDSYHAERFPWNTALLRNTEVQTLLLDVTPLITELRSMLANLIQIPEANYQIAAQISALDVHYAPGAEARSHPLNGKRFKDLSLKLKDGQLINSYPLLHKGTFLLLHFHSNEQNSGQWETYSNLQVVHASLAEADADWNDVHTALIRPDGHIAWAISLSDPNPIQIIKEGIIRWCGDITV; encoded by the coding sequence ATGAAATATGAAGTCATCCTGATCGGTGGCGGTCCTGTCGGCATGATGTTGGCTGGAGAATTGGCCTTAGCCGGTGTAAAGGTATGCGTCATTGAGCGACTAAAGGAGACAACCCCATATTCACGTGCGCTTACCGTACATCCACGCACGCTTGAAATATTAGATATGCGTGGAGTGAAATCAAAATTAATCAAGCAAGGCCGCTTACTTTCGAGAGGACATTTCGCAGGATTAGAAACTCCTTTGAATTTCTCGGTGTTGGATTCTTCTTCCAATCATACCGTCTTTTTACCGCAGAGTGAGACTGAGAAGGTGCTGGAGGACTGGACTCTTAGTCTTGGCGCGGAGGTCTTGAGAGAGGTTGAGGCTCTGTCTGTGCATCAGGATGAGAATGGGGTCAACGTTAAGATCGCGGGACCGCACGGAGAAACAACGTTAAGATCAGCTTATGTGGTAGGTACGGATGGAGCCAGAAGCTTGGTTCGCAAACACGCAAATATATCCTTTGAAGGTACAGATGCCACCTTCACGGCTATTCTGGGGGATGCCGTTCTATCTGATTTGGCTCCTATGAGTGTCATATCCCGAATTACAGAACAAGGATTGGTCAGCATCATTCCAATAGATGATCATATCTATCGAGTCTTGATGATCGATATGGAGAGACGAAACGTCTCCAAGGATGAGAGCGTTACATTGGAAGAGTTTCGTTCATCGCTCATCCGTACGACTGGAAGCGACCTGGGATTGAACGATGTGAAATGGATGTCCCGATTTGGAAATGCTACACGGCAAGCGGGACGCTATCGGAATGGTCGATTGTTCTTGGCGGGAGATTCGGCGCATATTCATTTTCCCGCTGGTGGACAGGGAATGAACGTCGGCTTACAAGAAGCGATGAACCTAGGCTGGAAGCTTGCAGGAGCAATCAAAGGCTGGGCTCCAGACTGGCTATTAGACAGTTATCATGCCGAACGTTTTCCATGGAATACGGCCTTGCTCCGGAATACCGAGGTCCAAACCCTGCTTCTGGACGTGACGCCTCTCATCACGGAACTGCGAAGCATGCTGGCTAATCTGATTCAAATACCGGAGGCTAATTATCAAATCGCTGCACAAATTTCCGCCCTGGACGTACATTATGCACCCGGCGCTGAAGCGCGTTCCCATCCTTTAAACGGGAAACGTTTCAAAGATCTAAGCTTAAAGCTGAAAGACGGGCAATTAATTAACTCCTATCCACTCCTGCACAAAGGTACTTTTCTTCTGTTGCATTTCCATTCTAATGAACAGAATAGCGGTCAATGGGAAACGTATAGCAACCTTCAAGTTGTACATGCCTCTTTAGCTGAGGCTGATGCGGATTGGAACGACGTCCACACGGCGCTTATTCGGCCGGATGGACATATTGCCTGGGCGATTTCTCTATCCGATCCCAATCCAATTCAAATCATAAAAGAAGGAATCATTCGCTGGTGTGGAGACATTACCGTGTAG
- a CDS encoding RidA family protein, producing the protein MTTFQEKIYKYGNGAYLPMEIVNPKILTDKVTSVISHVVVTTASKLAFISGQVSVDESGALIGSGDYYAQAIQVFTNLKYALEAVQADPLCIAKMNIFVVNHCPDLISIIFDAGFHVFGPNWPKTASTYIGVQALADPEWLIEIDAIVIFP; encoded by the coding sequence TTGACCACTTTTCAAGAGAAGATTTATAAATATGGGAATGGAGCCTACCTGCCTATGGAAATTGTGAATCCGAAGATATTGACGGACAAGGTTACATCTGTAATTTCTCATGTCGTGGTAACTACTGCCTCCAAACTGGCTTTCATCTCAGGTCAGGTTTCTGTAGATGAATCAGGAGCATTGATCGGTTCAGGGGACTATTACGCGCAAGCGATTCAAGTGTTCACCAATCTTAAGTATGCATTGGAAGCCGTGCAAGCGGATCCCTTGTGCATTGCAAAAATGAATATTTTTGTCGTTAACCACTGCCCGGATTTGATTTCGATTATTTTTGACGCCGGATTTCATGTGTTTGGCCCTAACTGGCCGAAGACAGCAAGTACCTATATAGGCGTTCAAGCACTAGCCGATCCTGAATGGCTTATCGAAATAGACGCTATCGTGATCTTCCCATAA
- a CDS encoding MarR family transcriptional regulator, protein MDTASKNKTAIHEFFVQFLEQKEQYEARITATYLEDIRKHIESEFSLNMTELHIIACIGEQEPINLTSIAERINLSKGNTSKIANKLLKAGWVRKAQLNDNKKEVYFRLTSVGKKLFAAHDELHAKEKQRMYEFLGKYNESELEFIKRLFGDMVDFYR, encoded by the coding sequence ATGGATACTGCCAGTAAGAACAAAACCGCCATTCATGAATTTTTCGTTCAGTTTCTTGAGCAAAAAGAGCAATATGAAGCCCGAATAACTGCCACATACCTGGAGGATATCCGGAAACATATTGAATCGGAATTCAGCTTGAATATGACGGAACTGCACATCATTGCGTGCATCGGTGAGCAGGAGCCGATCAATCTCACTTCCATCGCGGAGAGAATAAATTTAAGCAAAGGAAATACCTCCAAGATCGCAAATAAATTACTAAAGGCAGGTTGGGTTCGAAAAGCCCAGCTCAACGACAACAAAAAGGAAGTGTATTTTCGGCTAACGTCTGTCGGCAAAAAGCTATTTGCTGCTCATGATGAGCTTCATGCGAAGGAAAAGCAAAGAATGTACGAATTTTTGGGGAAATATAACGAAAGCGAGCTTGAATTTATTAAACGCTTGTTTGGAGATATGGTTGACTTCTATCGCTAA
- a CDS encoding CynX/NimT family MFS transporter, with amino-acid sequence MSSPEQLLNKQDGISNTGIRKQATLWFMVVGIIFIAANLRAPLTSVGPLVSLIRDNVHISNTLAGLITTVPLIAFASLSPFVPKLGRKYGVERIILISLIFLVIGIAVRSLSGAATLYVGTAILGFAITICNVLLPSLIKREFPQQMGTMTGVYSVSMNLCGAIASGISIPLAVGAGMNWQGALGVWGILSFISILFWIPLLKTPTKPAISGNSTGKNHQVKIWRSPLAWQVTLFMGIQSAIFYVLVAWLPEILKEQGISSSQSGWFLSVLIMASLPFAFIVPVMAGRMSNQRSLVIITTILLLIGTLGLLYSSIQLLLLWVIILGIGAGFAFGLSMMFFGLRTQSAHQAAELSGMAQSIGYLLAAIGPALIGYLHDATHSWSTPLLILLGASALLGIIGLGAARNQFVGLANDQRAKN; translated from the coding sequence ATGAGTTCACCGGAACAATTGTTAAACAAGCAAGATGGAATATCCAATACCGGTATTCGGAAGCAAGCGACACTCTGGTTCATGGTCGTAGGAATTATTTTCATCGCAGCGAATTTGCGCGCCCCCCTCACATCGGTGGGACCATTGGTCAGTCTTATTCGGGACAACGTGCACATTTCTAATACTTTAGCAGGCCTGATTACAACAGTTCCACTAATTGCATTTGCCTCATTATCACCTTTTGTACCCAAATTAGGACGGAAATATGGTGTAGAACGAATTATCCTGATTTCTCTTATTTTTTTAGTCATCGGTATTGCTGTTCGGTCCTTATCCGGTGCAGCAACTTTATATGTTGGAACCGCAATTCTAGGATTTGCTATTACTATATGTAATGTATTACTTCCCAGCCTGATTAAACGCGAATTTCCACAGCAAATGGGGACTATGACAGGGGTCTATTCGGTTTCCATGAATCTATGCGGGGCAATTGCTTCCGGTATTAGTATTCCCTTAGCTGTGGGAGCAGGTATGAACTGGCAAGGTGCCCTGGGAGTATGGGGAATACTTAGCTTCATCTCCATTCTATTTTGGATACCGCTGCTCAAGACTCCAACGAAACCCGCCATTAGTGGTAACAGCACAGGTAAGAACCATCAGGTTAAAATATGGCGTTCCCCATTAGCTTGGCAGGTGACTCTGTTTATGGGAATACAATCAGCTATTTTCTATGTGCTGGTAGCCTGGCTCCCTGAAATCCTAAAAGAACAAGGCATCAGTTCGAGTCAATCCGGCTGGTTTCTCTCGGTTCTGATTATGGCTTCCCTCCCCTTTGCATTTATCGTTCCTGTTATGGCAGGGCGTATGTCTAACCAACGTTCATTAGTGATCATTACAACAATCCTGCTTTTGATCGGAACACTTGGGCTGCTCTATAGCAGTATCCAACTGCTTCTGTTGTGGGTGATTATTCTGGGAATTGGAGCGGGCTTTGCCTTTGGCTTGTCTATGATGTTCTTCGGCTTGCGCACCCAAAGTGCTCATCAAGCGGCAGAATTATCGGGCATGGCCCAATCCATAGGATATCTGCTGGCAGCCATTGGCCCAGCGCTGATTGGATACTTGCATGACGCCACTCATAGTTGGAGTACTCCACTCCTGATTTTGCTTGGCGCTTCTGCCCTACTCGGTATCATTGGTCTAGGTGCGGCCAGAAATCAATTTGTGGGTTTGGCGAATGACCAGCGCGCAAAAAATTAA
- a CDS encoding FadR/GntR family transcriptional regulator → MIRKVIEHTDKFESLEVRYALEREAAALAALRRDEEDLAALRTCLDQCRQAAVQQDFEAYAHWDVEFHKMVIAASHNQLMANLYNHISEALQNMILEMKDLKNVDFYLDSHALLYQAIADQNGHQAEEAVRLYIDKARTQEEHL, encoded by the coding sequence GTGATTAGAAAAGTAATTGAGCATACCGATAAGTTCGAGAGCCTGGAGGTCCGGTATGCATTAGAAAGAGAGGCGGCTGCCCTGGCTGCGCTCAGGAGAGACGAAGAAGATCTGGCGGCACTTCGCACATGCCTTGACCAGTGCAGACAAGCAGCCGTTCAGCAAGATTTTGAAGCTTACGCCCACTGGGATGTGGAGTTTCACAAAATGGTGATAGCCGCTTCACATAACCAACTAATGGCGAATTTGTACAATCACATTTCCGAGGCGCTGCAAAACATGATTTTGGAAATGAAGGATCTCAAAAACGTGGATTTTTATCTCGACTCTCACGCCCTGCTCTATCAAGCCATTGCTGATCAGAATGGTCATCAAGCGGAGGAGGCTGTTCGTTTATACATTGACAAAGCCCGTACACAGGAGGAACATCTATGA
- a CDS encoding MarR family transcriptional regulator, producing the protein MEFQNHSKGHLYEQYIRMLHLNELYTEHEINVFREQAQKLQIDILSNNITSVHVIDCIGDHEPINHTGITKRMNLSKASITNISSKLLEMGFIVRSQMNNNRKESYFSLTDKGRQVYQLHQKMHQEKEEGFYQFIDSYSEAELQTIGKFMSDLLARAEKHYGKGASENDDTTD; encoded by the coding sequence TTGGAGTTTCAAAATCATTCTAAAGGTCACCTTTACGAGCAATATATCCGAATGCTGCATTTGAACGAATTATATACAGAACATGAAATTAACGTGTTTCGGGAGCAAGCCCAAAAGCTTCAGATTGATATACTCTCCAATAATATTACCAGTGTACACGTCATTGATTGCATTGGTGATCATGAGCCAATCAATCATACCGGAATTACCAAAAGAATGAATTTGTCCAAAGCAAGTATTACAAATATTAGTTCAAAGTTATTGGAGATGGGTTTCATTGTGAGAAGTCAAATGAACAACAACCGGAAGGAAAGTTATTTCAGTCTAACAGATAAGGGAAGACAGGTTTATCAACTGCACCAAAAGATGCATCAAGAGAAAGAAGAGGGCTTCTACCAATTCATTGATTCTTATTCAGAGGCTGAGTTACAGACGATCGGAAAATTCATGAGTGATTTGTTAGCACGTGCTGAAAAACACTATGGAAAGGGAGCTAGCGAGAATGACGACACGACAGATTGA